From Delphinus delphis chromosome X, mDelDel1.2, whole genome shotgun sequence, a single genomic window includes:
- the ZCCHC13 gene encoding LOW QUALITY PROTEIN: zinc finger CCHC domain-containing protein 13 (The sequence of the model RefSeq protein was modified relative to this genomic sequence to represent the inferred CDS: inserted 1 base in 1 codon; deleted 1 base in 1 codon; substituted 1 base at 1 genomic stop codon): MNSKECFKCGHSGPKGGGARGHGARGGGRGAQXSSATLSVICYRCSEPGHHAKNCNLLDDICSNCGTSGHITKDCVKPKRERQQCCYTCGTPGHLARDCDHQEGQKCYSCGEYGHIQKHCARVKCYRCGETSHMAINCINCSKRSEVNCYRXGEPGHLIRECPIEATA; this comes from the exons ATGAACAGTAAGGAATGCTTCAAGTGTGGACACTCTGGCCCTAAAGGAGGAGGAGCTCGAGGGCACGGAGCTAGAGGTGGTGGCCGAGGTGCTCAGTGAAGTTCTGCCACCCTATCTGTCATCTGTTACCGCTGCAGTGAGCCTGGTCATCATGCTAAGAACTGTAACCTTCTCGATGACATCTGCTCCAACTGTGGGACAAGTGGCCACATCACCAAAGACTGTGTTAAGCCTAAGCGAGAAAGACAGCAGTGCTGTTACACCTGTGGCACACCAGGGCATCTGGCCCGTGATTGTGACCATCAGGAGGGGCAGAAGTGCTACTCTTGTGGCGAATATGGCCACATTCAGAAACACTGTGCCCGAGTCAAGTGCTACCGTTGTGGCGAGACCAGCCACATGGCCATCAACTGT ATCAACTGCAGCAAAAGAAGCGAGGTCAACTGCTACC TGGGCGAACCTGGACATCTAATCCGGGAATGCCCCATTGAGGCTACCGCTTAA